TGGCCACGTGCCCAGTGTCAGTGTGCGATGCGAAATGTGGGTAGCGTGATTGCGCCGGAACACGTGCAGTGACCGCACGGTGTGGCGCAGCCCGGGCACGCGGTCGATGGCGGACAGCTCCAGCGTCTCTCCCGACGCCGGCGCGGCCGGCACGACGAACGACTGGGATTTCCTTGCCAGGGTGACTGACGACACCATGGTGGCCACGTGCCCAGTGTCAGTGTGCGATGCGAAATGTGGGTAGCGTGAGGCTTCGAGACAGCACGGGATGCGTATTTATAAACGCCGAAGTCTGGGCTGGGCTGAATGTACGAGTGGCAGCCCATCCAAGCTTGCAAAGCCCAAAAGCAGAGACAATAGAATAAAAAAATGGAGCATCCCTCCCGCACACGCGACGCGACCCAGGCACCAACGAGAGCGCCACCGGCGGCACCCACGCTCGGGCACCGGGGCACACGACCCCACGGCACAAGGACGCCATGGCCGGCGCCGCCGGCAACAGCATCGGCAAGGTGCTCCAGAAGAAGGGCACCCTCATCCTCCCGCCCCTCTCCTTCAAGCTCAAGGCACCCCTCTCCCCTCCCTGCCCCCTTATCCATCCCTTCCGGTTGCCGGCGCTGCTGCTTACTGTTAGATGGATGACGCCGCCCTCTTCGGTCTTGTGCAGGTCATACGGGGCTACGCGCTCAACAGGCTCTGGATCAGCGGCTTCCTCCTCGACATGTGCGGCGCCGCCCTCATGCTCACCGCGCTCTCGCAGGCGCCGGTGCGTTGCCTGCTTCCCAACTCCCTTGTGTTTCTCTTCTCGCCCGATTAGTAGGATGCCGCATGATGACTGATGCGGCGTTTGTTTTTTCTCATCAGGTCTCTGTCGTGCAGCCGATTGCCGGCTGCGGCCTCGCCATACTCTGCGTCTTCTCCCATTTTTACCTCAAGGAGGTCATGAATGGCCTTGATTGGATTGCCATCACAATGGCCGGTCTCGGCACCATAGGTGAGCTACAGTACAGTCACAAGTTCGTCATCATAGTTTTACGTGCAATGGTCACAAGATGGAAATGGATTGGTTAATGGCATTAGGCTAGTATCCATGCACTGACTGGATTTACTCTGCGTTCTGTAACTTCAGGAGTCGGTGTAGGAGGGGAGGAGCAGAAAGTGGAAGAGATTCCCCTTTTCAGTATACCTTGGCTGGTGCTCACCGTTCTCATCTTGTTTGTAGGTACCATACTCTGTGTTGTATTAGTTTTATTACATCCACGTAAGTATGCATTCTACCAAAACAACTGTAGTTTCTCTTGCACAAACTATTTTGACCGTTCTTGCTATAATATTCCAACTCTCACCAACAATTTTAGGCGTGCACCACATGAGTATTACCCTTGTATTTCTATATAGAAAATTATGTTCTCTTAACTATTTCTGTGTTATGCCCCCACGAAACTGCTTGCTGGAGTTAGGGAAGTGTTTAGACTGCTCTTTTGTTGGATTAATTCATTCCCGTTTCATTAAAAAACACGTCAATTGGAAAGAACTAATCATATTGTAGGATACTATGGTGGATGATATTATTATAGTGCTGATGAATCCAGATTCTAGCCTGCTACTGATGGCAATTTTGTTTGGTTTATGCCAATTAAGGTTCTGCTCAACACTTGGCTTCATATCTACAAAAAGCAAAGGCGCGAACAAGAGTTGGTGAGCAATTTTTTAATTTCGGATTCATGTTTCAATATTGCAAATATTGACACCTTGCATCAATCCAGACTGGACCTGAAGTGATCGAGGAGGTCAtatacggcttagaatcaggcaTTTTGTTTGGGTAATTTTTTTTATCTATTTCCATTTATCACTTTGTTTACAGCCTTTTCTATTTTAAAAATTAATTTATGACTTAGACTCAGGCCTTATGTTGACCACTCT
The sequence above is a segment of the Triticum urartu cultivar G1812 unplaced genomic scaffold, Tu2.1 TuUngrouped_contig_4535, whole genome shotgun sequence genome. Coding sequences within it:
- the LOC125527969 gene encoding probable magnesium transporter NIPA9; this encodes MAGAAGNSIGKVLQKKGTLILPPLSFKLKVIRGYALNRLWISGFLLDMCGAALMLTALSQAPVSVVQPIAGCGLAILCVFSHFYLKEVMNGLDWIAITMAGLGTIGVGVGGEEQKVEEIPLFSIPWLVLTVLILFVLLNTWLHIYKKQRREQELTGPEVIEEVIYGLESGILFGISSVISKMGFVMSEMGFPKIVVPAAISCSVACSAVGFVYQNMHMWAIAKTFKAELICEPGKHQIVGMA